Proteins encoded together in one Hevea brasiliensis isolate MT/VB/25A 57/8 chromosome 16, ASM3005281v1, whole genome shotgun sequence window:
- the LOC110658972 gene encoding uncharacterized protein LOC110658972 produces MCRSMGFFNGFQPRNGNSLKIKGFFVRFSGFKSCKSLPDSLTLLYLPRINGSELLVDGCEVRPDSPAFLTLHRVVNVKTKKGEAIFGSRERVWASGGIRFEVYLGEERVLEGIFRKDDEEWKLECECGLERELVAGGGGGGGATEVDTVGADVCVAVEGHVALSGRAEMVSRRKKERRVGFDRLEVIPEETEEADDESVGEICCDCKYHRWNDGELDEVCGPDCNLMEMDLEGMRWAVDVGIWVMCLGVGYLVSKASARSLRRLGLRLL; encoded by the coding sequence ATGTGTAGAAGCATGGGTTTTTTTAATGGGTTCCAGCCCAGAAATGGAAATAGCTTGAAAATCAAAGGTTTCTTTGTCCGCTTTTCGGGTTTCAAGTCATGCAAGTCCTTGCCCGACTCCCTCACACTCCTCTATCTCCCTCGCATTAACGGATCGGAGCTCCTTGTAGACGGGTGTGAGGTCCGCCCCGATTCTCCTGCGTTCTTGACGCTCCATCGGGTAGTTAATGTCAAGACGAAGAAGGGAGAGGCAATATTTGGATCAAGAGAGCGGGTTTGGGCAAGCGGGGGGATCCGCTTCGAAGTTTACTTGGGAGAGGAGAGGGTCTTGGAGGGGATTTTTAGGAAAGACGACGAGGAATGGAAGCTGGAGTGTGAGTGTGGGCTTGAGAGAGAGCTTGttgccggtggtggtggtggtggtggtgccacTGAAGTGGATACGGTGGGAGCGGACGTTTGCGTGGCGGTGGAGGGCCATGTTGCGTTGAGTGGGAGAGCGGAGATGGTGTCGAGGAGAAAGAAGGAAAGGAGGGTGGGGTTTGATAGACTGGAGGTGATTCCAGAGGAGACAGAGGAAGCGGATGATGAATCTGTCGGTGAAATTTGTTGTGATTGCAAATACCACAGATGGAACGATGGAGAATTAGATGAGGTCTGTGGCCCTGATTGCAATCTGATGGAGATGGATTTGGAAGGAATGAGATGGGCAGTTGATGTGGGGATATGGGTAATGTGTTTGGGAGTTGGGTACTTGGTTTCCAAAGCGTCTGCTCGGAGCTTGAGGCGTCTCGGGCTGAGGCTGCTTTAG